One Watersipora subatra chromosome 4, tzWatSuba1.1, whole genome shotgun sequence genomic window carries:
- the LOC137393165 gene encoding SWI/SNF-related matrix-associated actin-dependent regulator of chromatin subfamily B member 1-like — MAAEAGEDSLKLRSSTPISTYGDKPKIVKLAADGDEYYIGSEAGAYLRLFKGALYKKYPLIWRRMISSEERKQMAELGYGLHTLATHISIVKKSDIDDILEGNSARLKGNGASSESPAASHKEVKTRQRGAAQPWASTTMPSTSQHLDAVPCSTLINKNRMGRSRIKTWPLWYDDNDPEAVAMNADQPEDLVPIRLDMEFDGQKLRDCFVWNRNEQLITTEQFAEILCEDLDINPITFIPAISSAMRQQIDATAPSDPDPNSSDQRVIIKLNIHVGNISLVDQFEWDVSEPQNSPEAFARVLCADLGLGGEFMSAIAYSIRGQLSWHKRMYAFSETPLPTVEVALRNQNEADNWCPFLETLTDAEIEKKIRDQDRNTRRMRRLAATTW, encoded by the exons ATGGCAGCTGAGGCGGGTGAGGATTCACTGAAACTACGTTCATCAACTCCGATATCTACATATGGGGACAAGCCTAAAATTGTAAAGCTTGCTGCTGATGGTGATGAATATTATATAGGTTCAGAG GCAGGTGCTTACTTGAGACTCTTTAAAGGCGCCTTGTATAAAAAATATCCTTTGATATGGCGGAGGATGATTTCATCAGAGGAGCGAAAGCAGATGGCTGAACTAG GCTACGGTCTGCACACCCTTGCTACTCACATATCGATTGTTAAAAAGAGTGACATAGATGACATACTCGAAGGAAATTCTGCACGTTTGAAAGGAAACGGAGCGAGTTCTGAGTCACCCGCAGCTTCTCACAA AGAGGTTAAGACAAGACAGCGTGGGGCTGCTCAGCCATGGGCGAGTACAACCATGCCAAGTACATCGCAGCACCTCGATGCTGTGCCGTGCTCTACCCTGATCAATAAAAACAGAATGGGCAGGAGTAGAATAAAGACCTGGCCTCTATG GTATGATGATAATGATCCTGAAGCGGTAGCAATGAATGCAGACCAGCCTGAAGATCTCGTCCCTATTCGTCTTGACATGGAGTTTGATGGACAGAAACTCAGGGATTGTTTTGTCTGGAACAGGAATG AACAACTCATAACAACCGAGCAGTTTGCGGAAATACTTTGTGAGGATCTGGACATCAACCCGATAACATTTATCCCAGCAATTTCTAGCGCTATGAGGCAACAAATAGATGCAACAGCTCCATCTGACCCTGACCCCAACAGCTCTGACCAGAGAGTCATTATCAAG TTGAACATTCATGTTGGTAACATCTCCCTCGTTGATCAGTTTGAATGGGATGTGTCTGAGCCACAGAACAGTCCAGAGGCTTTTGCACGAGTCCTCTGCGCAGACTTGG GTCTGGGAGGTGAATTCATGTCAGCAATAGCCTACAGCATTCGCGGACAGCTAAGCTGGCATAAACGCATGTACGCATTCAG TGAAACACCTTTACCGACGGTAGAAGTTGCCTTAAGAAACCAAAATGAAGCAGACAATTGGTGCCCATTCCTTGAGACACTAACTGATGCAGAGATAGAGAAAAAGATTAGAGATCAGGATAGAAACACAAG GAGGATGAGAAGATTGGCTGCAACCACTTGGTAG